The Yoonia sp. SS1-5 genome contains a region encoding:
- the frr gene encoding ribosome recycling factor, producing the protein MSDDFELDTDDLARRMAGAIANLRTELASLRTGRASGSMLEPVMVDAYGSMTPINQVGTVNVPEPRMVTINVWDKSLVGKVEKAIRESGLGINPQLNGTIIMLPIPELNEERRRELTKVAGGYAESARVSVRNLRRDGMDQIKKAKADGMSEDDQKFWEAAVQEITDEHIKLVDDTLETKQSEIMQV; encoded by the coding sequence ATGTCAGACGATTTTGAACTTGATACCGATGATCTGGCGCGCCGGATGGCTGGCGCAATCGCAAATCTGCGCACTGAATTGGCATCACTGCGGACCGGTCGCGCCTCGGGTTCGATGCTGGAACCGGTGATGGTTGACGCCTACGGGTCCATGACGCCGATCAATCAGGTGGGCACCGTGAACGTCCCCGAACCGCGCATGGTCACGATCAACGTGTGGGACAAAAGCCTTGTGGGCAAGGTTGAAAAGGCGATCCGCGAAAGCGGCCTTGGGATCAACCCGCAACTTAACGGCACCATCATCATGCTGCCCATCCCCGAACTGAACGAAGAGCGCCGCCGCGAGCTGACCAAGGTTGCAGGCGGCTATGCCGAAAGCGCGCGCGTCTCGGTCCGCAATCTGCGGCGTGACGGGATGGACCAGATCAAGAAGGCCAAGGCCGATGGCATGTCAGAGGATGACCAGAAATTCTGGGAAGCCGCTGTGCAGGAAATCACAGACGAGCATATCAAGTTGGTCGATGACACGTTAGAGACGAAACAGTCCGAGATCATGCAGGTCTGA
- a CDS encoding phosphatidate cytidylyltransferase: MAEPKPSSANWDDLTVRMASSAAMTVVGAVGVILGGVWFQMLVVFVSAVMIWELWMMIRPHEPTPGMLLAALAASVMSGQLVDGSQWAMLLFLVVPVIGAVQLRTEIKTFFIFALGIQLAGWGLVHFRTDYGFTWLLWLMSVVIVTDIFGYFAGKTFGGPKFWPKISPKKTWSGTIAGWLGAGLVGFLFTMFTAAGWWIIALSMILSFAGQMGDIAESALKRRMGVKDSSTLIPGHGGLFDRFDALLGAALFMLLVASFFDVPGVAF; this comes from the coding sequence ATGGCAGAGCCGAAGCCTTCATCAGCGAATTGGGATGATCTGACCGTCCGCATGGCCTCAAGTGCCGCGATGACGGTTGTGGGCGCCGTTGGCGTTATTCTGGGCGGTGTCTGGTTTCAGATGCTGGTGGTCTTCGTCTCGGCGGTGATGATCTGGGAATTGTGGATGATGATCCGCCCGCATGAGCCCACGCCGGGAATGTTGCTTGCCGCACTTGCCGCATCCGTGATGTCGGGGCAGCTGGTTGACGGGTCCCAATGGGCGATGCTGCTGTTTCTTGTGGTGCCGGTGATTGGTGCGGTCCAACTGCGTACCGAGATCAAGACATTCTTTATCTTTGCCTTGGGTATCCAACTGGCAGGCTGGGGCCTTGTTCACTTTCGGACCGATTATGGATTTACCTGGTTGCTCTGGCTGATGTCGGTGGTGATTGTCACGGATATCTTTGGCTATTTTGCAGGCAAGACATTTGGTGGTCCAAAGTTCTGGCCCAAGATCAGCCCCAAGAAAACCTGGAGCGGTACTATCGCGGGTTGGCTGGGGGCCGGTCTGGTGGGGTTCCTGTTCACCATGTTCACCGCCGCCGGGTGGTGGATCATCGCGCTGTCTATGATCCTCAGCTTTGCGGGGCAGATGGGCGACATCGCGGAAAGCGCGCTAAAGCGTCGGATGGGGGTCAAGGACAGCTCCACCCTGATCCCGGGCCATGGCGGTCTGTTTGATCGCTTTGATGCGCTGTTGGGGGCAGCATTGTTCATGCTGCTGGTCGCCTCGTTCTTTGATGTGCCCGGAGTAGCCTTTTGA
- the rseP gene encoding RIP metalloprotease RseP, whose translation MDLTQFVPLFGNFAFMIAAFVVALSVIVAIHEYGHYIVGRWCGIHAEVFSLGFGPVIYSRMDRRGTKWQVAALPLGGYVKFLGDANAASVGSDGTVAATDARRTMLGAPLWARTATVAAGPIFNFILAILIFAGVMMAQGRSADPLTFGEMRPLPPSFATDLQTGDILLSVEGIPFDDPDREGGIVDLLPLKERLDYRVERGGDQITVDGPFLMPTAVSSVSPRSAADDANIKVGDVITAINGDPVFAFTQVQEIVKNADGAPLALTLWRNGQTVDVTLSPRRVDLPLPEGGFETRWLMGITGQLFFEEQTEFVGPIEALQIGAQQLWFTATTSLSALKHVIFGQISTCNLSGPVGIAETSGSMAEQGAQSFIWFIAALSAGVGLINLFPIPVLDGGHLMFYAYEAIARRKPSDRAIQVFMFVGLALVLSLMSFTVLNDTLLCP comes from the coding sequence TTGGATCTGACACAATTCGTGCCGCTCTTTGGTAATTTTGCCTTTATGATCGCGGCGTTTGTCGTGGCATTGTCGGTCATCGTCGCGATCCACGAATATGGCCATTACATCGTCGGGCGCTGGTGCGGCATTCATGCGGAAGTCTTTTCGCTTGGGTTTGGGCCGGTGATCTACAGCCGGATGGACCGGCGCGGCACGAAATGGCAGGTCGCGGCCTTGCCGCTTGGCGGCTATGTCAAGTTTCTGGGCGATGCGAATGCGGCCAGCGTCGGATCAGACGGCACTGTCGCGGCAACAGATGCGCGCCGGACGATGCTGGGCGCCCCGTTATGGGCGCGTACCGCGACAGTTGCGGCGGGTCCGATTTTCAATTTCATTCTCGCCATTCTGATCTTTGCCGGCGTTATGATGGCGCAGGGCCGATCCGCGGACCCGCTGACATTTGGTGAAATGCGCCCCTTGCCCCCAAGCTTTGCCACAGACCTGCAAACCGGCGATATCCTGCTGTCTGTCGAAGGCATCCCGTTTGATGATCCGGACCGCGAAGGCGGCATCGTTGATCTGCTGCCGCTGAAAGAGCGGCTGGATTACCGGGTGGAACGGGGCGGCGATCAGATCACGGTGGACGGCCCATTCCTGATGCCAACGGCCGTTTCCAGTGTCAGCCCACGATCCGCCGCTGATGACGCCAATATCAAGGTGGGCGACGTGATTACTGCCATCAACGGCGATCCGGTTTTTGCGTTCACCCAGGTGCAGGAGATCGTCAAGAATGCGGATGGCGCCCCTTTGGCGCTGACCCTTTGGCGCAACGGCCAAACCGTTGATGTGACATTGTCACCGCGCCGTGTGGACTTGCCACTGCCGGAAGGCGGGTTCGAGACCCGCTGGCTGATGGGAATTACGGGCCAGCTGTTTTTCGAGGAACAAACCGAATTTGTTGGCCCGATTGAGGCGCTGCAGATCGGGGCGCAGCAATTGTGGTTCACGGCGACAACATCGCTTTCAGCGCTCAAGCATGTGATTTTCGGACAGATTTCCACATGTAACCTGTCGGGGCCGGTGGGCATCGCGGAAACCAGCGGCTCTATGGCAGAGCAGGGTGCGCAAAGCTTTATCTGGTTTATCGCCGCCTTGTCAGCCGGTGTTGGCCTGATCAACCTGTTCCCGATACCGGTTCTGGATGGCGGCCACCTGATGTTTTACGCCTACGAGGCGATTGCCCGGCGCAAGCCAAGCGATCGGGCCATTCAGGTCTTTATGTTTGTTGGGTTGGCGCTTGTTTTGTCGTTGATGTCATTTACGGTTTTAAACGATACGTTGCTTTGCCCCTAG
- the pyrH gene encoding UMP kinase, which translates to MTEKTTYSRVMLKISGEALMGDTSFGLHPPTVQRVAREVKSVHDMGVEICMVIGGGNIFRGLQGSAQGMERTTADYMGMLATVMNALAMQSALEELGIHTRVISAITMNEVAEPYIRRRAVRHLEKKRVCIFAAGTGNPYFTTDTAATLRANEMACEAIFKGTKVDGVYDKDPAKHDDATRYDEVSYDEVLQKHLGVMDASAIALARDNDLPIIVFSLDEPGGLRGILAGEGTYTIVHE; encoded by the coding sequence ATGACCGAGAAGACGACCTATAGCAGGGTAATGTTGAAAATCTCGGGTGAGGCGCTGATGGGCGACACATCCTTCGGCCTGCATCCGCCGACCGTGCAGCGTGTGGCCCGCGAAGTGAAATCCGTACACGATATGGGCGTCGAGATTTGTATGGTCATCGGCGGCGGCAACATCTTTCGGGGCCTGCAAGGGTCTGCGCAGGGGATGGAACGCACCACGGCCGACTATATGGGAATGCTCGCCACCGTGATGAACGCGCTGGCCATGCAATCAGCCCTGGAAGAGCTGGGGATCCACACGCGGGTGATCTCGGCCATCACAATGAACGAGGTGGCCGAACCCTATATTCGCCGCCGTGCTGTCCGGCACCTGGAAAAGAAACGGGTCTGCATCTTTGCTGCCGGGACGGGGAACCCCTATTTCACCACCGATACAGCCGCCACATTGCGGGCCAACGAAATGGCATGCGAGGCGATATTCAAAGGCACCAAGGTTGACGGCGTCTATGACAAGGACCCGGCCAAGCATGACGACGCGACCCGCTATGACGAGGTCAGCTATGACGAGGTCTTGCAGAAACATCTTGGGGTGATGGACGCCTCGGCGATTGCGCTGGCGCGCGACAATGACCTGCCGATCATCGTGTTTTCACTGGATGAACCCGGTGGATTGCGCGGGATACTCGCGGGCGAGGGGACCTATACGATCGTACATGAATAG
- the dxr gene encoding 1-deoxy-D-xylulose-5-phosphate reductoisomerase, which produces MRRISLFGATGSVGQSAIDLIARAPDDYDVVALTGGHNLEQLAHDARRLRADLAVTCYPDRYEELKALLADTDIEVAAGPDAVVAAATCPVDWALSAIVGSAGLVPGLTALAHGTTLALANKESLVTAGPLLMRTARQYGATILPVDSEHSAVFQALVGEDMAAVERVIITASGGAFRDWPLDKLATATLAEASSHPNWDMGQRITIDSASMFNKGMELIETKEFFQVPVGMIEVLIHRESLIHAMVGFNDGALMAHVGPPDMRHAIGYALHWPVRTQLPVERLDLAAIGALTFEAPDLARYPALAIATRVMQDGGLSGAIFNAAKERALDGFINGEIGFLDMARVVEAVLDKMSSDDGLQSATITLDNILQTDALARIRAGEIISQLG; this is translated from the coding sequence TTGAGGCGGATCAGCCTGTTCGGCGCAACCGGATCGGTGGGGCAGAGCGCGATTGATCTGATCGCCAGAGCCCCGGATGACTATGACGTTGTCGCCCTCACAGGTGGCCACAATCTTGAGCAACTCGCCCATGATGCCCGCCGGTTGCGGGCTGATTTGGCCGTGACCTGCTATCCGGATCGGTACGAAGAGCTCAAGGCGCTCCTGGCGGATACGGATATCGAGGTGGCGGCAGGGCCTGATGCGGTGGTTGCGGCGGCAACGTGCCCTGTTGACTGGGCCTTATCGGCCATTGTCGGGTCTGCCGGACTTGTCCCGGGCCTGACAGCACTTGCGCATGGGACGACGCTGGCACTGGCCAATAAGGAATCACTGGTGACGGCAGGGCCGCTTTTGATGCGCACAGCCCGGCAGTATGGCGCCACCATCCTGCCGGTTGATAGCGAGCATTCGGCTGTATTTCAGGCGCTTGTGGGCGAGGATATGGCGGCGGTCGAGCGGGTGATCATCACCGCCAGCGGCGGGGCCTTTCGCGATTGGCCGCTGGACAAGCTTGCCACCGCAACACTGGCCGAGGCATCCAGCCATCCCAATTGGGATATGGGCCAGCGGATCACCATTGATAGCGCGTCCATGTTCAACAAGGGGATGGAACTGATTGAAACAAAGGAATTCTTTCAGGTTCCTGTTGGCATGATAGAGGTGTTGATCCACCGCGAAAGCCTGATCCACGCGATGGTTGGGTTCAATGACGGCGCGCTGATGGCGCATGTCGGCCCGCCCGATATGCGCCACGCGATTGGATATGCCCTGCATTGGCCCGTTCGCACGCAGCTGCCGGTCGAACGGCTTGATCTGGCAGCCATTGGCGCGCTGACCTTTGAGGCCCCCGATCTGGCCCGTTACCCGGCCTTGGCCATTGCCACGCGGGTCATGCAAGACGGGGGGCTGTCCGGCGCGATATTCAATGCCGCAAAAGAACGCGCGCTTGACGGGTTTATCAACGGCGAGATCGGATTTCTTGACATGGCACGGGTGGTCGAGGCCGTGTTGGACAAAATGTCATCAGATGATGGGCTGCAATCTGCCACGATTACGCTAGATAACATCTTGCAGACAGACGCACTTGCCCGCATCCGCGCGGGCGAGATCATCAGCCAGCTGGGATAG
- a CDS encoding isoprenyl transferase produces the protein MPKDVTPKTGPAHVAIIMDGNGRWAQQRGRPRLFGHHAGARRVREIVAACPDLGVKYLTIFAFSTENWKRTQTEVAGLMSLFRKYIEREAQALLANGVRVRFIGDRIRLDDKLVAMMDNLELLTADNDTVHLTIALNYGGRDEVTRAAKRLAYEIETGRLTHNDVDAETLSRFLDTHVLPDPDLVIRTSGEARISNFLLWQSAYSEYEFIDTLWPDFTKAEFARVLSGYGKRERRFGAVLA, from the coding sequence ATGCCCAAAGATGTTACGCCAAAGACAGGGCCAGCCCATGTGGCCATTATCATGGATGGTAACGGCCGGTGGGCCCAGCAAAGGGGGCGTCCGCGTCTGTTCGGCCACCATGCTGGTGCAAGGCGGGTCCGCGAGATCGTCGCAGCCTGTCCCGATCTTGGCGTCAAATATCTGACGATATTTGCCTTTTCGACGGAAAACTGGAAACGCACCCAGACCGAAGTTGCCGGGCTCATGAGCCTGTTTCGCAAATATATCGAGCGCGAGGCACAGGCCCTGTTGGCAAATGGCGTCCGCGTCCGGTTCATCGGTGATCGCATCCGGCTTGATGACAAGCTTGTGGCCATGATGGACAATCTCGAACTGCTGACTGCCGACAATGACACGGTGCACCTGACCATCGCGCTGAACTACGGCGGGCGTGACGAGGTGACCCGGGCCGCAAAACGGCTGGCCTACGAGATCGAAACAGGCCGCCTGACCCATAATGATGTGGATGCAGAGACCTTGTCGCGCTTTCTTGATACCCATGTTCTGCCCGATCCTGACCTTGTGATCCGCACCAGTGGCGAGGCGCGCATTTCCAATTTTCTGCTCTGGCAATCGGCCTATTCGGAATATGAATTTATCGACACGCTCTGGCCTGATTTCACCAAGGCAGAGTTCGCGCGTGTCCTGTCCGGTTATGGAAAGCGGGAACGTCGCTTTGGTGCCGTTCTGGCCTGA